The genome window TGGTTCGTTTGACCATTGTTGATCACAACCGTACCCGCCGAACCGATGCTGTATAGTCCAACGCCTACGCCAAGAAACGGACGGATGCCGCCTTTACCAAACAGATAATTTCCTGTCAGTAAGTACGAGCTGAAAGCACCTACGTCGCCGGTTGATGTGTTGCCATTGTATACAACACCACGTGCTACGACGGCTGCCTCAAGGCGCAAGCCAAGATCGAAGTTGTCGCTAAGACCATATTTAGGCTCTACGGCAAACAGAACACCTCCTGATACACCTGAAGTCAGAGGCTTCGCGTAACCAATCGAGACATTGACTTTGAATGGTTTGTACTCCTGAGCAGATGCTGAGAACCCAACGAGAACGAACAGAGCGAATAAAATGCGTTTCATAACAAAAAGTAAATAGTGAATGGTGAATAAATGATTAGCTGTATAATTAAATACACGCAACTAACTGGTAAACGCAGTATACTGTTTGGCTCAAATTGAACAAAATTTTACTGCATTGTTAACTAGGCTATCATTTCACGGGTAAACTGTCCGGCTTATTTATCTAAACACGTCGTGTATACTTCTGATACTAAATGGGTTAATTCATCTCACCCGGTACGATCATGATACCTCTCTAACGATTCTAACCGAGCACAATTAATTGACTACGACGACTGACTACCTGCGTCATTTGTGCGAAGTCAATACAGATCATCACACTAGAAATTGCGCTTCGAGTTCACGCTCATCAGAAAAGGTAATTTTCCACAACGGCGTGTATTGTTTGTGATGCTACACTCATCTGTTCATCTAATAAAGCCAGAACCAGCGCCGTCATCACTTTAGATCACCGGTCACTGGCCCAGCTGATTGGGTTGATTGCTTCCAGATCACCATTCGCTCACTTTAATCTGCACAATCGATGGACTAACTTTTTTGGCTACCTTTACGACCGTATTCGAGTATGCGTCCAGCAGGGGAGCATCCTAGTGACTCGCCCCTCCGGGTCGCAAAACCGGATCGAAAATTGCTACAAATTATGTACTCATCCGATTGATTCATGTGAAGACTTAATCTGCATTAGCTTTGTTCAGTACAATTTGGTTCTACAATATCCGTCATTAATACGACAGTTTGTCATTTTAGTGGCTGTCAGGTTCTATATTTACAACGTTGAACTACCGGTTTGGTTAGATAATACAAGAAGGCGAGAGCTGAATCAGACAATTTGACATATGAGTTTTGAGGAGTACCTTGTTCAGAAAAAAATAGATAGCAATCAATTTCTAGCCAGTGAACCAGCGCGATACGCTGAATGGAAGCATGTGTTTAACCAGATGCATCCAGAAAGCTTTACCGTTCAGAAGAAATTTATGTTAAACGATACTCGGAAAAAGTATCTTGCTAGTTAATAATGTGTAGGCAATCTGATGGTCATTTTGCCCTTTATTATTACCCTACCTCTTTATTTGTTATGAGTATTACGCTAGGAGAACTTCGTGGAACGACAGACGCAATGGTTTATGCCTTGAAAGGCCAGGGCCTGGGTGACAGCGATGCTTTACTGGAAGCTACTAAAACTCCGCAGGATCGTAAAGCATTGGCAACAACCACGGGCATCGATCAGGCTTTATTACTTAGTCTGGCCAATCGGGCCGATCTCGCCAGAATTAAGGGCATTGGCCGGGTTTACAGTGACTTGATGGAAGAAGCCGGTGTTGATACCGTAGTCGAACTAGCCCAGCGGTCGGCTGTCAATCTGCACGCTAAGTTGATTGAAATAAATAGTAAAAGGCAGTTTACCCAGCGGCCACCCTCCGTAGAGCAAGTGACTGATTTTGTGGAACAGGCCAAAGGGCTGCCCAGGATGCTGGACTACTAATGGCAAAAAAAGAGTCTGATACGAATCAGACTCCGTAGTGTGCTGGGCAAGAACAATGGGTTCATGTGTTGTTCTTGCCCAGTGTCTTTATACCTGTGGCTCTCTACTACCGGGTTCCCGCAAATAGCTACTTAGTTTTTCTTCGAGTTCAGACAGCGTCAGGTTTGTTAACAACTCGCCATTGAGGGCAAGGGTAAGCCTACCGCTCTCTTCCGATACGGCAATGATGGCCGCGTCAGTAGCCTCGCTCATACCCAATGCAGCCCGGTGCCGGAAGCCAAGTGCCGAGGGTAGTTCATCGTCATCAGATACGGGTAAGATACAACGGGCTGATTGTATTCGGCCATCGCTAATAATAACCGCGCCGTCGTGCAACGGGCTATACTGGCTAAAAATTGCTAGCAGCAGGGGCTTTGACACTTCAGCATCGATTGACTCACCCGACTTGACAAACTTTTCGAGATCGTCATTTTTGCGAATAGCGATCAGACCTCCCGAAAATTCAGCGCTT of Spirosoma agri contains these proteins:
- the cdaA gene encoding diadenylate cyclase CdaA gives rise to the protein MLAFHLGFLDVGWLDLLDILLVALLIYQIYNLVRGSVASRVFVGYLLVYLAYLLVKAFGLNLLTTILEYFISVGALALIIIFQQEIRRFLLLIGKSTNVANSRWLRRWLLRQPGVPEPTTSLRPILDACKVLSAEFSGGLIAIRKNDDLEKFVKSGESIDAEVSKPLLLAIFSQYSPLHDGAVIISDGRIQSARCILPVSDDDELPSALGFRHRAALGMSEATDAAIIAVSEESGRLTLALNGELLTNLTLSELEEKLSSYLREPGSREPQV
- a CDS encoding DUF4332 domain-containing protein produces the protein MSITLGELRGTTDAMVYALKGQGLGDSDALLEATKTPQDRKALATTTGIDQALLLSLANRADLARIKGIGRVYSDLMEEAGVDTVVELAQRSAVNLHAKLIEINSKRQFTQRPPSVEQVTDFVEQAKGLPRMLDY